Part of the Caulifigura coniformis genome, GAACATCAGTTCAGCCATCTCTGGGACATGCAGCACCATACTCACAACGGTGTCGCCCCCTCACACGGATTCAAAGTCGGCATCGGCACCCTCGCCTCGATCGGCCTCTACGACGAACTGATTCGACGTGACCTGACATCGCGATCCGTCGACGACCTCATGCAGCGCTGGCCCACCGCGGAACAACTCGAATCGAAGATCCGCGACTTGTTCGAGCCGGGGGAACTCGCGGAGAAGGCCGTCGAAGAAACCCGGGCCAAGTACGCCTCGCGCTCGCAGCTCCGCGAACAGATGAACCGGCTCCACGCCGCCTGGCCCGAGCTCAAGCAGCGGCTCCAGCAGCAGTTGATTCCCTTCTCCCGCCTGAGGGACATGCTGGCCGAAGCAGGGGCCGCCTTTGAGCCCGAGCAGATCGGCATTTCGCGGACGCGCCTTCGCCTCAGCTACGAACAGGCCTTCTACATCAGGCGCCGCTTCACCGTTCTCGATCTCGCCATGCTCTCCGGTGAAGGCGAAGCCGCGATGGACGAACTGTTCTCGCATACCGGCTGCTGGGCCGCCGGGGCAGGGCGTTCATGACCTCAAAGATTCCCGCCTCGTCCGGCGCCCGATCGCTCCGGGACGTCCGTCACGTCGTTCTCGATCTCGATGGCACGCTTTATCGCGGCAATCGACTGTTCGACGTCACGCTCCCGTTCCTGGCCGCCCTTCGCAACCACGACATCGGCTACACCTTCCTCACCAACAACACCTCCCGCAGCAAGACCGACTACGTCGACAAGCTGCGCGCCATGGGAATCGAAACCAGCCCTCCGCAGATCTACACGCCGGCTGATTCCACACTGACCTATCTGCGTGAATCCCTTCCTGCGGTGAAGGTGCTCGGCGTCCTCGGAACTCCGTCGCTCTGCCGACAGTTCGAAGAGGCCGGTTTCCAGGTCCGCTGGGACGGGTGCGAAGCCGTCGTGATCGGGTTCGACACCACGCTCGACTACGAACGTCTCTGCCGTGCCGCCTACGGCATCAGCCTCGGCCTCCCCTTCATCGCGACCCATCCCGACCTCGTCTGTCCAACGGACGAACCGACAGTTCTCGTCGACTGCGGAGCCATCTGCGCCTGCCTCACCGCTGCCACCGGACGCACCCCCGTCATCCTCGGCAAACCCGATCCGGTGATCCTCCTGAACCTGGCCGCGCGGCATCATCTCGAGCCCTCCCAACTCGCGATGGTCGGCGACCGTCTCTACACCGATATCGCCATGGCTCAGCGGGCCGGTTCCGTCTCGGTCCTCGTTCTCAGCGGCGAAGCCACCGCCGCCGATACGGCCGCCATGCCGACCCCTCCCGACTACATCATGACCGATGTCGGCGAATTGGGACGAAGACTCACGGCCGGCGATTGACGCGGCAACGGTCATTGGCCATCACTGGAATTCCTCGATCGACTCCTCTGACGCTCACGGAGAAGACAATGCAGGCTGCAGACACTCTCGAGCCGCCCCCACGCTCGTTGATTGACCGTCTGGGAATTCACCCGCCGCTCGTCTGGGGCTACGTCGGCCTGTTGCTCTTCATGATCGGCGACGGCGTCGAGGCCGGTTATCTCTCCAAGTATCTCGTCGACCGCAACATCGCGACCGAGGACAGCGTCGGCCTCGTCTTCACCGCCTACGGTCTCGCCGTCGCTCTCGCGGCCTGGCTCTCCGGAGCCCTGTCCGATCTCTGGGGCCCGAGGCAGGTGATGGCAGTCGGTCTGGCGATCTGGATCGCCTTCGAAGTCGGCCTGCTCGTCCTCGGAATCGGCCCCGGCAACTACGCCCTCACGATGGTCATGTACACCCTTCGCGGACTCGGCTACCCGCTGTTCGCGTATGGATTCCTCGTCTGGATCTCGGTCGCCGCGCCCGATCGACGATTGGGAACCGCCGTGGGCTGGTTCTGGTTCGCCTTCACCGGCGGTCTGCTCGCCTTGGGCCCTCTGGCCGCCAGTCTCGCCATCCCGCAAATCGGCCCGATGCAGACCCTCTGGCTCTCGCTGGGGCTCGTCGTCATCGGCGGCCTGATCGCGCTGCTCGGTCTTCAGGAGCCGATTGGTAAACGCCGCCTCGCGCCCGCCGGCGAGCATCCCGTCCGGACGCTCCTTTCGAGCATCTCGATTGCCTGGCGCCATCCCAAAACCGCCATCGGGTGCATTGTCCGCATCATCAACACGGCCCCGCAGAACGGCTTCCTCGTCTTCATGCCGATCTATTTCACGAAGACCATCGGCTTCACGCAGGAACAGTGGCTCCAGATGCTGAGCTTCATGTTCATCAGCAACGTCATCTGGAACCTCTTGTTCGGAATCATCGGCGACAAGCTCGGCTGGCGGCAGACCGTCGCGTTCTGTGGCGGCCTCGGCTGCACGATCACGACGCTCCTCCTCTACTACGTCCCCACCACCCAGGGCGCAAACTATCCGCTCTGCGTCCTCGCCGCCGTGCTCTATGGAGCAACGCTTGCGGGTTATGTTCCCTTGTCCGCGCTGATGCCCTCGCTGGCTCCCGAAAGCAAGGGGGCGGCCATGTCGCTCCTGAACCTCGGCGCCGGAGCGAGCAACTGGGTCGGCCCTGCCATCGTGTCGCTGTTCTGGACCCGCTACGGCGTCGGAACCGTGATGTGGATCTTTGCCATCCTCTACATCATCAGCGCCGTGCTGGCGCTGTTCCTGAAACTGCCCGAACGCAAACCGGCCTGAACCAGGCGAGTGCAGTGTCACCACTCAAGCTAAGGGGGCCACTGGCTCCGCCAGTGCAATCAAAGTGGTGACCTCCACTCCAGAGGCATTGGGAACGCCAGTCCTCTCATTTCGTTCCACTTCCGTCCCGAGTTCCGCGGGGATTCGATGAGCATTGTCGCCGGCGTCGATTTCGGCACCCAGAGCGTCCGCGTGTCGATCGTCGACAGCGAACGTGGTCGCCTGGGCTCGGGCCTGTGTGCCTATCCGTTGCACCGCCGGCGGGAAGATCCCGACTACGCCGCCCAGAGCCACGCCGATCATCTGGCGTCGCTCGAGAAAGCCGCCCGACAGGCGCTGCAAACAGCCGGAATCGAAGGCCAGCGCGTCGAAGCCCTGGCCATCGACACCACCGGCTCCACGATCGTTCCAGTCGACGACCGCCTGCAGCCGCTCGACGACTACTACCTCTGGTGCGACCACCGCTCCTGGCGCGAAGCGGCCCAAATCACCGAGGCCGCCAGGCGTGTGAACCTGCCGGCCCTCGAATGGTGCGGCGGCAACTATTCCTCGGAGTTCGCTCTCTCGAAGCTCCTCCACTGGCTCCGCAACAACCCGCACCGCCGCTCGCAGATGGCGACCGCAGTCGAGCACTGCGATCTGATGACGGCAGTCCTCTGCGGAATCAACGAGCCCTCGCAACTGCCGCGCAGCGTCTGCGCAATGGGCCACAAATGGATGTGGAACGCCTCTCTCGGCGGGCTCCCTTCAGAAGAATTTCTCTCCAGCGTCGACCCGCTGTTCACCGGCCTCCGCGATCGCCTGGGCGGACGCTTCGACCGAAGCAACGCGATCGCCGGGCATCTCTCCCCCGAGTGGGCCAGTCGCCTCGGCATGCGGAACGGCATCCCGCTGCCCGTCGGCGCGCTCGATGCCCATTGGGACGCTGTCGGCGCCGGCATCGGTCTGGGCGACATCGTGAACGTCATCGGCACGTCGACCTGTGTCATGGCCATCACCGGAACCACGACCCTCATCCCCGGAGTGTTCGGGGTCGTCGAAGGCTCGATCCATCCCGGATACACTGGGATTGAAGCCGGACTCTCGGCCGCCGGCGACCTCTTCGATGCCATCGCCCGCCGCGCGGGCGTCCCGCTCGAACAGCTCTCGAAATCGATCGAAGGCTACCGGACCGGCCAGACCGGCCTCTTGCGGATGGCCTGGGACAACGGCGACCGCTGCGTCCTTTCAAACCCGCATCTCGGCGGCATGACGCTCGGCTGGAACCTCCAGCACACCGCGGCGGATGAACTCTTCGCCGCCATCGAAGGCACCGCGCTCCACACCCGCAACATCCTCGCTCGTCTCGCGGAGTACGGCGTCCCCATCCGGCGCGTGATCAATGCCGGCGGCATCCCGCGCCGCAGCTCAGTCTTGAATCAGGTCTACGCCAACATCCTCAACGTCCCGATCCTGGTTCCGAAGGACGATACGACGAGCCTCGGCTCGGCCATCTTCGCGTTCCTTGCGGCCGGTGCCTTCAAGACCGTCGAAGAAGCCCAGGAGGCGCTCTGCCCCGAATACATCACCGTCGAACCCGCGCCGCCCGGCGTTCGGATCGGCAACGAGCTCTACGAGCTGTTTCTCAAGCTCTACAACGCCTTCGGCCGTGAACAATCAGCGGCCGTTCAGGTCGGAGAAGTCCTTCCGGCGCTGAGACGCCTGTCGCACGAAGCCCTGCACCAGGAACGCGTGGACTGACCGGCCGCCCAGCGATTGTGGCGCGGTCGAAGAGAAAAGTGGTCTCGACGCGGAATTCCGGCTCAGGTCTTCTGCGGGACTGCGGGCGCCTTGAGCGGGCTCACGGGATGGTCGTAGGCGCCGAAATCGTTGAAGAAGAACCGCTTGGCGAAGCGGTAAACGAGGCTCTTCTCCGGGATTTCCTGGGTGGGCATGTCCTGCGAAGTCCGCGCGGTCATGGCGAGGAGTTCGGCCGCCGCGGTCTTCCGGGCGGTCTGGTCTCCCGCGTCGTGCAGCACGGCCAGTTCGTGGAGCAGGTCGGGCCGTTCGAGAACGATGCAGCCGCGGGTGCTGGAGGCGGCGAGCTGGCGGAAGTCGTGCAGGAATTTCGATTCGATCATAACGCGGTCGATTGGCCGCGTGTCGTGAATCGTTTCCTTCGCGAACTGCACGATCGGGCAGGGCTCGATGCCGCCCCAGGGATTGATGTGGTGGCTGATTCCGGTCGCCGCCGGGCAGAGCGCCTTTCCCTCGCCGTCGTAGTAGGCATCAATGATCGCGATCGGCTTCTTCGCCCGCATTTCGACGACGAAGCGACGAAGCTTCAACTGCTGTTCACGCGTCAGGCAGAGTTCGGGATTCGCATCGGGGCCCATCGGCCGGTAGACGTGGAACCAGGTGTAGAAGACCCCCATTTCAATCAGGCGGTCGAGCCACTTCTCCTGCACGAGGTCGTCGAAATTGGTCTGGCAGACGCTCGTGCAGACCCCCGTGAGCAAATGGTTCTTCAGGCAGTTCTCGACGCCGCGCATCGTGTCGGAGAGGACATGCTGACGGCCGCGACGCTCGTCGCTGACGATCTCCGTTCCTTCGACGCTGATGAGGGGAGTGATGTTGCCGAGACGCCGCATTTCCTTGGCGACTTCATCCGTGATGAAATGCCCGTTCGTGAAAATCTGGAAGTAGGCGTCGGGATGCCGGGAAAGTGCCTTCAGGAGGTCCTTATGCATGAACGGCTCGCCGCCGACGATGCCGAAGAAACTGTTGCCGGCCGCCTTCGCGTCGTTGATGAGCCGGGTGAGCGATTCGAGGTCGATCGTCTGCTGCTTGGCGGCCACATCGACCCAGCACCCCTGGCAGCGGAGGTTGCAGGAATTGATGACGGAGATGTAGAGGAACGGCGGGAAGTACTCTCCCCGTTTCAGCCGCCGCTTGAAACGCTGAACGGACAGCGCGCCCTTGAGGCCGAAGTTGTACGCCAGCTTCCAGACCAGACGCTTGTCTGCTTCGAGCAGGACCCGTTTGGCCATTCGCAGATACATCAGCAGCTCACTGCAATTCGTGAACGACAGTCGGTCGAGCCGGAGGCGTGAGCCCCCGGGAACTCGTTGGACTCTCTCTTACTTCGCCAACGACATCCGATGCGTCGGCATGGGACGCCCCGGCCGGAACGATTGTGTCGAACCGAACGTGGCTGTCGCGCCGAACGCGGCGCATGTCTTCGTCACAGCATCATAGACCAGTCGCGTCAGTTGCTCCGGATCGCACGCAACCCGCGCATTCACCACGAGGTCGACTTCCTTCACCTGACACTTGGATGGCAGCGACAGCTCCGGCGTCATCGTGCTGGCCACAAGATTCGCCACTCCGAAGAATCCCTCCCACAGGCCGATCGCCTTGAGGTGGGCCGGTTCCAGTCCCTCTGCGGCCAGGGTCTCCTTCAGACGTCCGATGAGGTCGAGAAGAAGTTCATCGAGCGCGAACGGCTTTGCCGAGTTCACCTGGACGGAACTGTTGAGCCAACCCAGTTCGGCTTCGCCATCGGCGTAGATGTCGTAATCGATATCGAGGATCCGGCGGCCAAAGTCGCCAGACTGGTTGAGGAATTCCTCGAGTGCTTCGAAACCCTCGCCCGTTCTTGCCGAAATGCGCAGGCGCGGAGTTTGCGGATACCGCGCTGCGAGAAGCGTCTCGAGTTCCTGCAGTTCCGCAGCAGTCAATTCGTCCACACGGTTGATCAGGATGACGTCGGCTTCTTCGAGCTGCTTTTCGAGAATATAAGCGGCCTTCGGCGAGAAGCCGCTGCCTGGCTCGTTCTTCAGGATCTTCCGCCCCTGGCTGGGCTTCAGGATGACCGCGTAAGGGGCGATCTCGAAACGGGCGTCGTA contains:
- a CDS encoding HAD-IIA family hydrolase, with the protein product MTSKIPASSGARSLRDVRHVVLDLDGTLYRGNRLFDVTLPFLAALRNHDIGYTFLTNNTSRSKTDYVDKLRAMGIETSPPQIYTPADSTLTYLRESLPAVKVLGVLGTPSLCRQFEEAGFQVRWDGCEAVVIGFDTTLDYERLCRAAYGISLGLPFIATHPDLVCPTDEPTVLVDCGAICACLTAATGRTPVILGKPDPVILLNLAARHHLEPSQLAMVGDRLYTDIAMAQRAGSVSVLVLSGEATAADTAAMPTPPDYIMTDVGELGRRLTAGD
- a CDS encoding MFS transporter; translation: MQAADTLEPPPRSLIDRLGIHPPLVWGYVGLLLFMIGDGVEAGYLSKYLVDRNIATEDSVGLVFTAYGLAVALAAWLSGALSDLWGPRQVMAVGLAIWIAFEVGLLVLGIGPGNYALTMVMYTLRGLGYPLFAYGFLVWISVAAPDRRLGTAVGWFWFAFTGGLLALGPLAASLAIPQIGPMQTLWLSLGLVVIGGLIALLGLQEPIGKRRLAPAGEHPVRTLLSSISIAWRHPKTAIGCIVRIINTAPQNGFLVFMPIYFTKTIGFTQEQWLQMLSFMFISNVIWNLLFGIIGDKLGWRQTVAFCGGLGCTITTLLLYYVPTTQGANYPLCVLAAVLYGATLAGYVPLSALMPSLAPESKGAAMSLLNLGAGASNWVGPAIVSLFWTRYGVGTVMWIFAILYIISAVLALFLKLPERKPA
- a CDS encoding ribulokinase; this encodes MSIVAGVDFGTQSVRVSIVDSERGRLGSGLCAYPLHRRREDPDYAAQSHADHLASLEKAARQALQTAGIEGQRVEALAIDTTGSTIVPVDDRLQPLDDYYLWCDHRSWREAAQITEAARRVNLPALEWCGGNYSSEFALSKLLHWLRNNPHRRSQMATAVEHCDLMTAVLCGINEPSQLPRSVCAMGHKWMWNASLGGLPSEEFLSSVDPLFTGLRDRLGGRFDRSNAIAGHLSPEWASRLGMRNGIPLPVGALDAHWDAVGAGIGLGDIVNVIGTSTCVMAITGTTTLIPGVFGVVEGSIHPGYTGIEAGLSAAGDLFDAIARRAGVPLEQLSKSIEGYRTGQTGLLRMAWDNGDRCVLSNPHLGGMTLGWNLQHTAADELFAAIEGTALHTRNILARLAEYGVPIRRVINAGGIPRRSSVLNQVYANILNVPILVPKDDTTSLGSAIFAFLAAGAFKTVEEAQEALCPEYITVEPAPPGVRIGNELYELFLKLYNAFGREQSAAVQVGEVLPALRRLSHEALHQERVD
- a CDS encoding radical SAM/SPASM domain-containing protein, with product MYLRMAKRVLLEADKRLVWKLAYNFGLKGALSVQRFKRRLKRGEYFPPFLYISVINSCNLRCQGCWVDVAAKQQTIDLESLTRLINDAKAAGNSFFGIVGGEPFMHKDLLKALSRHPDAYFQIFTNGHFITDEVAKEMRRLGNITPLISVEGTEIVSDERRGRQHVLSDTMRGVENCLKNHLLTGVCTSVCQTNFDDLVQEKWLDRLIEMGVFYTWFHVYRPMGPDANPELCLTREQQLKLRRFVVEMRAKKPIAIIDAYYDGEGKALCPAATGISHHINPWGGIEPCPIVQFAKETIHDTRPIDRVMIESKFLHDFRQLAASSTRGCIVLERPDLLHELAVLHDAGDQTARKTAAAELLAMTARTSQDMPTQEIPEKSLVYRFAKRFFFNDFGAYDHPVSPLKAPAVPQKT
- a CDS encoding GTP-binding protein; amino-acid sequence: MIRDRDQQQRMPQQMKFVLVGGFLGAGKTTTISRLARDAMKLGLKVGIVTNDQAQDLVDTNNLRSQGFDVGEVAGACFCCKFDDLVGTVEKLDRDNAPDIILAEPVGSCTDLVATVIQPLKQLYDARFEIAPYAVILKPSQGRKILKNEPGSGFSPKAAYILEKQLEEADVILINRVDELTAAELQELETLLAARYPQTPRLRISARTGEGFEALEEFLNQSGDFGRRILDIDYDIYADGEAELGWLNSSVQVNSAKPFALDELLLDLIGRLKETLAAEGLEPAHLKAIGLWEGFFGVANLVASTMTPELSLPSKCQVKEVDLVVNARVACDPEQLTRLVYDAVTKTCAAFGATATFGSTQSFRPGRPMPTHRMSLAK